Proteins encoded in a region of the Schaalia hyovaginalis genome:
- a CDS encoding RluA family pseudouridine synthase → MSDTRLLPVPDALIGDRVDAALARMLGMPRAQVAGLVEDGLVLVNGRTALKSTRLSASDLIEVTIPALNEAPPPVIGMDILYDDEDIVVVDKPVGVAAHTGPGWSGPTVLGNLEAAGYRITGYGPPERQGIVHRLDVGTSGAMMVAKSELAYSVMKRAFKERTVTKIYHAVVSGHMDPPIGTIDAPIGRHPSREWRMAVIDGGKRAVTHYDTLELMAGASLLEVHLETGRTHQIRVHTAAMGHPCVGDVFYGADPTAAARLGLERQWLHAVELGFAHPRTGAPTSVRSPYPADLERALDLLRNPV, encoded by the coding sequence ATGAGTGACACCCGGCTCCTTCCCGTTCCCGACGCCCTCATCGGGGATCGCGTGGATGCAGCCCTGGCGCGCATGCTCGGCATGCCGCGCGCGCAAGTCGCGGGACTCGTCGAGGACGGGCTCGTCCTCGTCAACGGCCGAACGGCCCTCAAATCGACCCGCCTGAGCGCGAGCGACCTCATCGAGGTGACGATCCCCGCGCTGAACGAAGCGCCCCCTCCCGTCATCGGCATGGACATCCTCTACGACGATGAGGACATCGTCGTCGTCGACAAGCCCGTGGGCGTCGCCGCCCACACGGGGCCGGGCTGGTCCGGGCCCACGGTCCTGGGCAATCTCGAGGCGGCCGGATACCGGATCACCGGCTACGGCCCGCCCGAGCGTCAGGGAATCGTCCACCGGCTCGACGTCGGCACCTCCGGCGCGATGATGGTCGCGAAATCCGAGCTCGCCTATTCGGTGATGAAACGCGCCTTCAAGGAGCGGACGGTGACGAAGATCTATCACGCCGTCGTCTCCGGGCACATGGACCCCCCGATCGGCACGATCGACGCCCCGATCGGCCGTCATCCGTCCCGCGAGTGGCGCATGGCCGTCATCGACGGCGGCAAGCGGGCCGTCACCCACTACGACACACTTGAGCTCATGGCCGGCGCCTCCCTCCTCGAGGTCCACCTCGAGACCGGGCGCACGCATCAGATCCGGGTCCACACCGCCGCAATGGGCCACCCCTGCGTCGGAGACGTCTTCTACGGCGCCGACCCGACGGCGGCGGCCAGGCTGGGCCTTGAACGCCAATGGCTCCACGCGGTCGAACTCGGCTTCGCGCATCCTCGCACGGGCGCGCCGACCTCGGTGCGCTCGCCCTATCCGGCCGATCTCGAGCGCGCCCTCGACCTCCTGCGCAATCCCGTGTGA
- the dnaE gene encoding DNA polymerase III subunit alpha, protein MATDSFVHLHNHSEYSMLDGAAKTKAMAEEAARLGQPAIGLTDHGYLFGAFDFYQNCVKAGVKPIIGLEAYVTPGTSRFDRQKVTWGEPWQRSDDVSAGGSYNHLTLIAYSTEGMHNLFRLGSYASTDGQFGKWPRADKELLARFHKGLIVFTGCPSGAVQTRLRLGQWDEAVREAAELRDIFGPENFYVEIMDHGIEFERRTQKQLLELAELMDAPLVATNDAHYVHKDDRKIQDALLCINSGSRISDPDRFKFDGDGYYIRPSEEMRSIWSELPQACDSTLEIAERCEVHFTTTAEGANYMPDFPVPEGEDKTSWFIKEVERGLNYRFPNGIPDDVRKQAEYEEDVIISMGFPGYFLTVADYIQWAKEQGIRVGPGRGSGAGSMVAYAMRITELNPLEHGLIFERFLNPERISMPDFDVDFDERRRDEVIAYVKRKYGEDRISQVVTYGTIKTKQALKDSARILGKDFKVGEQLTKALPPGVQGKDIPVHGIFDKEHPRYAEAAEFRKYYEDNPDTHEVVQYALGLEGLTRQWGVHACAVIMSSHTLTDIIPIMKRPQDGAIITQFDYPTCETLGLLKMDFLGLRNLTVLSDALENITLNGKSDPDLEHLAFDDRLTYELLSRGDTLGVFQLDGGGMRDLLKLMKPDNFEDISAVGALYRPGPMGANSHTNYALRKNGRQEITPIHPELAEPLESILGTTYGLIVYQEQVMQIAQKLAGYTLGQADILRKAMGKKKPEVLAKQFEGFQAGMLKNGYSKESIQALWDVVVPFSAYAFNKAHSAAYGLVSYWTAFLKANFPTEYMAALLTSTKDNKDKRALYLAEARHMDITVLPPDVNASRGNFAPDGERIRFGLNSIQNVGANVVDAIVQTREAKGKFSSFQDFLDKVPQVVCNKRTIQSLIRAGAFDSLGYTRRALLARCDEAVDAIIDVKRNEAVGQFDLFGALGGQDESSESSLAIDIPDIPEFDRKSKLAQEREMLGLYVSDHPLRGLEGGLARYQDVEIAQVVGSEDSMADRVVKIAGLVSGVQTKVTKQGSVWAIATIEDLSGSVEVLFFPRAYETIQTHLVQDVIVQVEGRVNVRDEGMSIYGQSLTLLDLREDGDSPLDLELPVSRCTPELLLELRDVLQSFPGGSPVRLHVREPGRTTIVELDPKLRVEQSSAFFSQVKAVVGISGVLTSH, encoded by the coding sequence ATGGCGACCGACTCCTTCGTGCATCTTCACAATCACTCCGAGTACTCGATGCTCGACGGGGCGGCGAAGACGAAGGCGATGGCGGAAGAAGCCGCGCGGCTCGGCCAGCCGGCCATCGGCCTCACCGACCACGGCTACCTCTTCGGCGCCTTCGACTTCTACCAGAACTGCGTGAAGGCCGGGGTCAAGCCGATCATCGGCCTTGAAGCCTATGTGACGCCGGGGACTTCGCGCTTCGACCGCCAGAAAGTCACCTGGGGCGAGCCGTGGCAGCGCTCGGACGACGTGTCGGCCGGAGGCTCCTACAACCACCTCACCCTCATCGCCTATTCGACCGAGGGCATGCACAACCTCTTCCGCCTCGGCTCATACGCCTCGACGGACGGTCAATTCGGCAAGTGGCCGCGCGCCGACAAGGAACTCCTCGCGAGGTTCCACAAGGGCCTCATCGTCTTCACCGGCTGCCCCTCGGGCGCCGTCCAGACGCGCCTGCGCCTCGGGCAATGGGACGAGGCGGTGCGCGAGGCCGCCGAGCTGCGCGACATCTTCGGCCCTGAGAACTTCTACGTCGAGATCATGGATCACGGCATCGAGTTCGAGCGCCGCACCCAGAAACAGCTCCTCGAACTGGCCGAGCTCATGGACGCGCCGCTCGTGGCGACCAACGACGCGCACTACGTCCACAAAGACGACCGGAAGATCCAGGACGCCCTGCTCTGCATCAACTCGGGCTCGCGCATCTCCGATCCGGACCGCTTCAAGTTCGACGGCGACGGCTACTACATCCGCCCGAGCGAGGAGATGCGTTCGATCTGGTCCGAGCTCCCGCAGGCCTGCGACTCGACCCTCGAGATCGCCGAGCGCTGCGAAGTGCACTTCACGACGACCGCAGAGGGCGCGAACTACATGCCCGACTTCCCCGTCCCCGAGGGCGAGGACAAGACCTCCTGGTTCATCAAGGAGGTGGAGCGTGGCCTCAACTACCGCTTCCCGAACGGGATCCCCGACGATGTGCGCAAGCAGGCCGAATACGAGGAGGACGTCATCATCTCGATGGGCTTCCCCGGGTACTTCCTCACCGTCGCCGACTACATCCAGTGGGCGAAGGAGCAGGGCATCCGGGTGGGGCCGGGCCGAGGATCCGGCGCCGGGTCGATGGTCGCTTACGCGATGCGCATCACCGAACTCAACCCGCTCGAGCACGGCCTCATCTTCGAGCGCTTCCTCAACCCCGAGCGCATCTCGATGCCCGACTTCGACGTCGACTTCGACGAGCGCAGGCGCGACGAAGTGATCGCCTACGTCAAACGGAAGTACGGCGAGGACCGCATCTCCCAGGTCGTCACCTACGGCACGATCAAGACGAAGCAGGCCCTCAAGGACTCGGCCCGCATCCTGGGCAAGGACTTCAAAGTCGGCGAGCAGCTGACGAAGGCCCTGCCGCCCGGCGTCCAGGGCAAGGACATCCCGGTCCACGGCATCTTCGACAAGGAGCATCCGCGCTATGCGGAGGCCGCGGAGTTCCGCAAGTACTACGAGGACAACCCCGACACCCATGAGGTCGTCCAGTACGCCCTCGGCCTCGAGGGGCTGACGCGGCAGTGGGGCGTCCACGCCTGCGCGGTCATCATGTCGAGTCACACGCTCACCGACATCATCCCGATCATGAAACGCCCCCAGGACGGCGCGATCATCACGCAGTTCGACTACCCGACCTGCGAGACGCTCGGCCTGCTCAAGATGGACTTCCTCGGGCTGCGCAACCTCACGGTCCTGTCCGATGCGCTCGAGAACATCACCCTCAACGGCAAGTCGGACCCCGATCTCGAGCACCTGGCCTTCGATGACAGGCTGACCTACGAGCTGCTGTCGCGCGGCGATACCCTCGGCGTCTTCCAGCTCGATGGCGGCGGCATGCGCGATCTCCTCAAGCTCATGAAGCCCGACAACTTCGAGGACATCTCCGCCGTCGGCGCCCTGTACCGTCCCGGCCCCATGGGCGCGAATTCGCACACGAACTACGCGCTGCGCAAGAACGGGCGCCAGGAGATCACCCCGATCCATCCCGAGCTCGCCGAGCCCCTCGAATCGATCCTCGGCACGACCTACGGCCTGATCGTGTATCAGGAGCAGGTCATGCAGATCGCGCAGAAGCTCGCAGGCTACACGCTCGGCCAGGCGGACATCCTCCGCAAGGCGATGGGCAAGAAGAAGCCAGAGGTGCTCGCCAAGCAGTTCGAGGGCTTCCAGGCGGGCATGCTGAAGAACGGCTACTCGAAGGAGTCGATCCAGGCCCTGTGGGATGTCGTCGTCCCCTTCTCCGCCTACGCCTTCAACAAGGCGCACTCGGCGGCCTACGGCCTGGTGTCCTACTGGACGGCCTTCCTCAAGGCGAACTTCCCGACGGAGTACATGGCGGCCCTTCTCACTTCGACGAAGGACAACAAGGACAAGCGCGCCCTCTACCTGGCTGAGGCCCGGCACATGGACATCACGGTCCTTCCCCCCGATGTCAACGCCTCGCGCGGCAATTTCGCCCCTGATGGCGAGCGGATCCGCTTCGGCTTGAACTCGATTCAGAACGTGGGGGCGAACGTCGTCGACGCGATCGTGCAGACCCGCGAGGCCAAGGGGAAGTTCTCGAGCTTTCAGGACTTCCTCGACAAGGTCCCGCAGGTGGTGTGCAACAAGAGGACGATCCAGTCGCTCATACGCGCCGGCGCTTTCGATTCGCTCGGCTACACCCGACGCGCCCTGCTGGCCCGCTGCGATGAAGCGGTCGATGCGATCATCGATGTCAAGCGCAATGAGGCCGTCGGCCAGTTCGATCTTTTCGGCGCGCTCGGCGGGCAGGACGAGTCGAGCGAATCGTCCTTGGCGATCGATATCCCCGACATCCCGGAGTTCGACCGCAAGTCGAAGCTCGCCCAGGAGCGCGAGATGCTGGGCCTGTACGTGTCGGATCATCCCCTGCGCGGCCTCGAGGGCGGGCTCGCGCGGTACCAGGATGTGGAGATCGCCCAGGTCGTCGGCTCCGAGGATTCGATGGCGGATCGCGTCGTGAAGATCGCGGGCCTCGTCTCGGGCGTGCAGACGAAGGTGACGAAGCAGGGGTCCGTGTGGGCGATTGCGACGATCGAGGACCTGTCGGGTTCGGTCGAGGTGCTCTTCTTCCCGCGCGCCTATGAGACGATCCAGACGCACCTGGTCCAGGACGTCATCGTCCAGGTCGAGGGGCGGGTGAATGTCCGCGATGAGGGCATGTCGATCTACGGGCAGTCCTTGACGCTGCTCGATCTGCGCGAGGACGGGGATTCTCCGCTCGATCTGGAGCTTCCGGTCTCGCGCTGCACGCCCGAGCTGCTTCTCGAGCTCCGCGATGTCCTCCAATCCTTCCCGGGCGGATCGCCGGTGCGTCTGCACGTCCGGGAGCCCGGTAGGACCACGATCGTCGAGCTGGATCCGAAGCTGCGCGTCGAGCAGTCGAGCGCCTTCTTCTCGCAGGTGAAGGCGGTCGTCGGCATCTCCGGGGTCCTCACCTCCCACTAG
- a CDS encoding RNA-binding S4 domain-containing protein, with the protein MSEAPVVEVSGVIRLGQFLKLANLAEDGALARELVQGGDVLVNGEVETRRGRQLADGDLVEVDSPAGRFSARVRRLD; encoded by the coding sequence ATGAGCGAAGCACCCGTCGTCGAGGTCAGCGGCGTCATCCGCCTCGGACAGTTCCTCAAGCTCGCGAACCTCGCCGAGGACGGGGCGCTCGCGCGCGAACTCGTTCAGGGCGGCGACGTCCTCGTCAATGGGGAGGTGGAGACGAGGCGGGGGCGCCAGCTCGCCGACGGGGACCTCGTGGAAGTCGACTCCCCCGCCGGGCGCTTCTCCGCCCGCGTGCGCCGCCTCGACTGA
- the hisD gene encoding histidinol dehydrogenase, whose protein sequence is MTGIMRRIDLRGERPSAAELRKVLPRAALDTAKAADRVAPLIERVRTEGAPVLYELAERFDRVRPDRLRVPAEAIARALEELDPGIRAALETSIAHNRAGHVQQLPSAAEVEIVPGGRVTQRWLPVSRVGLYVPGGLAVYPSSVVMNVVCAQVAGVPSIALASPPQEAFGGLPHPTILAACALLGVDEVWAIGGAQAIAAFAYGVEDGEDVLEPVDVVTGPGNIFVAAAKRLVQGTVGIDAEAGTTEIAILADETAIPAYVAADLISQAEHDPAAASVLVTSSAALADEVESLIPVQAGATTHTERILTALAGPQSGIVLVDDVDAGIAVVDAYAAEHLEVHTADSRADAERVRNAGAIFVGPYTPVPLGDYIAGSNHVLPTGGTARFASGLNVTQYLRSQQVVEYSAPALAAQSAALDVLANAENLPAHGAAALVREGKGSAS, encoded by the coding sequence ATGACTGGCATCATGCGACGCATCGATCTTAGAGGCGAACGCCCTTCGGCCGCCGAGCTGCGCAAGGTCCTGCCGAGGGCGGCTCTCGACACGGCGAAGGCGGCGGACCGTGTGGCGCCGCTGATCGAGCGAGTGAGGACCGAGGGTGCGCCCGTCCTCTACGAGCTCGCCGAACGCTTCGACCGCGTGCGTCCCGACCGCCTCCGCGTTCCCGCCGAGGCGATCGCGCGCGCCCTCGAGGAGCTCGACCCCGGGATCCGCGCCGCCCTCGAAACCTCGATCGCGCACAACCGGGCCGGTCATGTCCAGCAGCTCCCGAGCGCGGCGGAGGTCGAGATCGTGCCCGGAGGCCGCGTCACCCAGCGCTGGCTGCCCGTGTCGCGGGTCGGCCTGTACGTGCCCGGCGGTCTGGCGGTCTACCCGTCCTCGGTCGTGATGAACGTCGTGTGCGCCCAGGTCGCGGGCGTCCCCTCGATCGCGCTCGCCTCCCCGCCCCAGGAGGCCTTCGGCGGCCTGCCGCACCCGACGATCCTCGCCGCATGCGCCCTCCTCGGCGTCGACGAGGTGTGGGCCATCGGCGGCGCCCAGGCGATCGCCGCCTTCGCCTACGGCGTCGAGGACGGGGAGGACGTCCTCGAGCCGGTCGACGTCGTGACGGGCCCGGGCAACATCTTCGTCGCCGCCGCCAAGCGCCTCGTCCAGGGGACGGTCGGCATCGACGCCGAGGCCGGGACGACCGAGATCGCGATCCTCGCCGACGAGACCGCGATCCCGGCTTATGTCGCCGCGGACCTCATCAGCCAGGCCGAGCACGACCCGGCAGCGGCCTCCGTCCTCGTCACCTCCTCGGCGGCGCTCGCCGACGAGGTCGAGAGCCTCATCCCCGTCCAGGCGGGGGCGACGACGCACACCGAGCGGATCCTCACCGCGCTCGCCGGCCCGCAGTCCGGGATCGTCCTCGTCGATGACGTCGACGCCGGGATCGCGGTCGTCGACGCTTACGCCGCCGAGCACCTCGAGGTGCACACGGCGGACTCGCGGGCCGACGCGGAGCGGGTGAGGAACGCCGGCGCCATCTTCGTCGGCCCCTACACGCCCGTCCCGCTCGGCGACTACATCGCGGGCTCCAACCACGTCCTGCCGACCGGGGGGACGGCGCGCTTCGCCTCCGGGCTCAACGTCACCCAGTACCTGCGCTCCCAGCAGGTCGTCGAGTACTCCGCGCCCGCCCTCGCCGCTCAGTCGGCGGCCCTCGACGTCCTCGCCAACGCGGAGAATCTTCCCGCTCACGGCGCGGCGGCCCTGGTCCGCGAGGGCAAGGGGAGCGCCTCATGA
- a CDS encoding histidinol-phosphate transaminase, with protein sequence MSAARIDEGAAGRLPLREDLAGLEPYGAPQLEVAARLNVNENPYAPSAGVIADIADSVARAAAGLNRYPDRDFMELRCALADYLADESGVRRAPELIWAGNGSNEVMLHLFQAFGGPGRSAVSFAPTYSMYHEYARDTNTRWIQRARLKDFMLDLELVEQTLRRERPALLLLASPNNPTGTALPLGDVKRILEAAEESGPLVDGEAASTIVVIDEAYAEFRREGTPSALELLEDAPHLVVSRTMSKAFGMAGLRLGYMTAAKAIIDAVMLVRLPYHLSAVTQAAALAALRHADELRAQVASLREERDRLVERLRAMGLRAVDSDANFVLFGPFEDRRAVFDALVERGVLIRVVGPEGWLRVSIGTPEETAAFVTALEEVIS encoded by the coding sequence ATGAGCGCCGCGCGGATCGACGAGGGCGCAGCCGGGCGCCTGCCGCTGCGCGAGGACCTCGCGGGCCTCGAACCCTACGGGGCGCCCCAGCTGGAGGTCGCGGCGCGCCTCAACGTCAACGAGAACCCCTACGCGCCCTCGGCCGGGGTGATCGCCGACATCGCGGACTCGGTGGCGAGGGCGGCGGCGGGCCTCAACCGCTACCCGGATCGGGATTTCATGGAGTTGCGCTGCGCGCTCGCCGACTACCTCGCCGACGAGTCCGGTGTGCGCCGCGCGCCGGAGCTGATCTGGGCGGGCAACGGCTCGAACGAGGTGATGCTCCATCTCTTCCAGGCCTTCGGGGGTCCCGGCCGGAGCGCGGTGTCCTTCGCGCCGACCTACTCGATGTACCACGAGTACGCGCGCGACACGAACACCCGCTGGATCCAGAGGGCCCGCCTGAAGGACTTCATGCTCGACCTCGAGCTCGTCGAGCAGACCCTTCGGCGCGAACGCCCGGCCCTCCTGCTCCTCGCGAGCCCGAACAATCCGACGGGCACGGCGCTCCCGCTCGGCGACGTCAAGCGGATCCTCGAGGCCGCCGAGGAGAGCGGGCCCCTCGTCGACGGCGAAGCCGCCTCGACGATCGTCGTCATCGACGAGGCCTACGCGGAGTTCCGCAGGGAGGGCACGCCCTCGGCGCTCGAACTGCTCGAAGACGCACCGCATCTCGTCGTCTCCCGCACGATGTCGAAGGCCTTCGGGATGGCGGGCCTGCGCCTGGGCTACATGACCGCCGCGAAGGCGATCATCGACGCCGTCATGCTCGTCCGCCTGCCTTACCATCTCTCCGCCGTCACGCAGGCCGCGGCCTTGGCGGCCCTTCGGCACGCCGATGAGCTGCGCGCCCAGGTGGCCTCGCTCCGCGAGGAGCGCGACCGTCTCGTCGAGCGCCTGCGGGCGATGGGCCTGCGGGCAGTGGATTCGGACGCGAACTTCGTCCTCTTCGGCCCCTTCGAGGATCGCCGCGCCGTCTTCGACGCCCTTGTGGAGCGGGGCGTCCTCATCCGCGTCGTCGGCCCCGAAGGCTGGCTGCGCGTCAGTATCGGAACCCCCGAAGAAACCGCCGCATTCGTCACCGCACTCGAGGAGGTCATCTCATGA
- the hisB gene encoding imidazoleglycerol-phosphate dehydratase HisB: MTTAAHRTAVIDRTTSESSIHVELDLDGTGATEVSTGVPFYDHMLTALGKHSLIDLTVRATGDIEVDVHHTVEDTAICIGLALKEALGDKRGIRRFGDATVPLDEALARAVVDVAGRPYIVHEGEPAGQEYHLIGGHFTGSMTRHVLESLTFNSGICLHMSVLNGRDPHHIVEAQFKALARALRVAVEADPRVEGVPSTKGAL, translated from the coding sequence ATGACTACTGCCGCGCACAGGACCGCCGTCATCGACCGGACGACCTCGGAGTCCTCGATCCACGTCGAGCTCGACCTCGACGGCACCGGGGCGACCGAGGTCTCGACGGGCGTGCCCTTCTACGACCACATGCTCACGGCGCTCGGGAAGCACTCGCTCATCGATCTCACGGTGCGCGCGACCGGCGACATCGAGGTCGATGTCCATCACACGGTCGAGGACACGGCGATCTGCATCGGGCTGGCCCTCAAGGAGGCCCTCGGCGACAAGCGCGGCATCAGGCGCTTCGGCGATGCGACCGTCCCGCTCGACGAGGCGCTCGCCCGTGCGGTCGTCGATGTCGCGGGCCGCCCCTACATCGTGCACGAGGGCGAGCCCGCCGGCCAGGAGTACCACCTCATCGGGGGGCATTTCACGGGCTCGATGACACGGCACGTCCTCGAGTCGCTGACCTTCAACTCGGGGATCTGCCTCCACATGAGCGTGCTCAACGGGCGCGACCCGCACCACATCGTCGAGGCGCAGTTCAAGGCGCTCGCGCGGGCCCTGCGCGTCGCGGTCGAAGCGGACCCGCGGGTCGAGGGCGTCCCCTCGACCAAGGGCGCGCTCTGA
- the hisH gene encoding imidazole glycerol phosphate synthase subunit HisH produces MGPKVVVFDYGSGNVRSACRALEHVGARVELTSDRTEALEARGLLVPGVGAFAAVMEQLRAADGPAIIDARLAGSRPVFGVCVGLQVMFESSEEKGRAEGLGQWPGVVRRLDAPVVPHMGWSPVEAAEGSRLFEGIADQRFYFVHSYGVLSDPLEALGPGPMIPPLVSWACHGASRFVAAVENGPLVATQFHPEKSGEAGLHLLRNWLQSL; encoded by the coding sequence ATGGGGCCCAAGGTCGTCGTTTTCGATTACGGTTCGGGCAATGTGAGGTCCGCGTGCCGTGCCCTGGAGCATGTGGGCGCGCGGGTCGAGCTCACCTCGGATCGCACGGAGGCTTTGGAGGCCCGGGGGCTTCTCGTCCCCGGGGTGGGCGCTTTCGCGGCGGTGATGGAGCAGTTGCGCGCAGCGGACGGGCCGGCGATCATCGACGCGCGCCTGGCGGGTTCTCGGCCGGTCTTCGGCGTGTGCGTGGGATTGCAGGTGATGTTCGAGTCCTCGGAGGAGAAGGGGAGGGCCGAGGGCCTCGGTCAGTGGCCGGGCGTGGTGCGCCGCCTCGACGCGCCGGTGGTGCCGCACATGGGGTGGTCCCCGGTCGAGGCCGCCGAGGGCTCGAGGCTTTTCGAGGGCATCGCCGATCAGCGCTTCTACTTCGTGCACTCCTACGGCGTGCTCTCCGACCCGCTTGAGGCGCTCGGCCCCGGTCCGATGATCCCGCCCCTGGTCTCCTGGGCGTGTCATGGCGCTTCCCGCTTCGTGGCGGCCGTGGAGAACGGCCCCCTCGTGGCGACCCAGTTCCATCCGGAGAAGTCGGGCGAGGCGGGGCTGCACCTGCTGCGCAACTGGCTTCAGAGCCTGTGA
- the priA gene encoding bifunctional 1-(5-phosphoribosyl)-5-((5-phosphoribosylamino)methylideneamino)imidazole-4-carboxamide isomerase/phosphoribosylanthranilate isomerase PriA produces the protein MSRLILLPAVDVVDGKAVRLTRGEAGTETDYGYPLEAARSFAEAGAQWLHLVDLDAAFGRGSNAPVLMEITKELPINVELSGGIRDDASLARALEAGARRVNLGTAALEDPEWTEAVIKEFGDRIAVGLDVRGETLSARGWTRDGGDLFETIERLNEAGCVRYVVTDVARDGMLSGPNIELLARVCAATDAAVVASGGVSSLADIAALRELVDAGLEGAIVGKALYAGAFTLAEALAVASGESAK, from the coding sequence ATGTCGCGTCTCATCCTCCTGCCCGCCGTCGACGTCGTCGACGGCAAGGCCGTGCGTCTGACCCGGGGCGAGGCCGGGACGGAGACGGATTACGGGTATCCGCTGGAGGCGGCCCGCTCCTTCGCGGAGGCGGGTGCGCAGTGGCTGCACCTGGTCGATCTCGACGCTGCCTTCGGGCGCGGTTCGAACGCCCCTGTCCTCATGGAGATCACGAAGGAGCTGCCGATCAACGTCGAGCTCTCCGGCGGGATCCGTGATGACGCCTCGCTCGCCCGCGCCTTGGAGGCGGGTGCGCGCCGCGTGAATCTCGGGACGGCGGCCCTGGAGGATCCGGAGTGGACCGAGGCCGTCATCAAGGAGTTCGGCGATCGGATCGCCGTCGGGCTCGATGTGCGCGGCGAGACCCTGTCGGCGCGGGGCTGGACCCGCGACGGCGGCGATCTCTTCGAGACGATCGAGCGCCTCAATGAGGCCGGGTGCGTCCGCTACGTCGTCACGGATGTCGCCCGTGACGGCATGCTGTCGGGCCCCAACATCGAACTGCTCGCGCGCGTGTGCGCGGCGACGGACGCGGCGGTCGTCGCCTCGGGCGGCGTGTCCTCCTTGGCCGATATCGCGGCCCTGCGCGAGCTCGTCGATGCGGGGCTCGAGGGCGCGATCGTCGGCAAGGCCCTGTATGCGGGGGCCTTCACCCTGGCGGAGGCGCTCGCGGTCGCTTCGGGTGAGTCGGCGAAGTGA
- a CDS encoding SseB family protein — protein MRRLPAPDEAQRKKLAERLGLARSDRSDDGSVLARTAAALSIDPGPDGGAARLEALVAALAVERVIVPVEVEAALVRPVDAERGEAKHGDIDFARVRTGAGEALVVYSSKQTLALNRPADRPMAFDPVRLALVALVETAGRIVMDPGGSEVFIPRAAVAALAQKDSWLPAWRDGELLDELRGLVGAGAEGVVDLRVVYAGEGVVQVELLADASVEEGALRARITRAAQRIVSSKRLAAAADRVEIVPRLVHPA, from the coding sequence GTGAGGCGTCTTCCGGCTCCGGATGAGGCGCAGCGCAAGAAGCTCGCCGAGCGCCTCGGGCTCGCGCGCTCGGATCGCAGCGACGACGGGTCGGTCCTCGCGCGCACGGCCGCGGCGCTCTCGATCGATCCGGGCCCGGATGGGGGAGCGGCGCGCCTCGAGGCGCTCGTCGCGGCGCTCGCGGTCGAGCGCGTCATCGTGCCCGTCGAGGTCGAGGCCGCGCTCGTCCGGCCCGTCGATGCTGAGCGGGGTGAAGCGAAGCACGGGGACATCGATTTCGCGCGGGTCCGGACCGGGGCGGGTGAGGCCCTGGTCGTCTACTCCTCGAAGCAGACGCTCGCGCTGAATCGGCCGGCGGATCGGCCGATGGCTTTCGACCCGGTGAGGCTCGCCCTCGTCGCCCTGGTGGAGACGGCGGGGCGGATCGTCATGGATCCGGGCGGTTCCGAGGTCTTCATCCCCCGTGCGGCGGTGGCCGCGCTCGCGCAGAAGGATTCCTGGCTGCCCGCTTGGAGGGATGGCGAGCTGCTCGACGAGCTCCGCGGGCTCGTCGGCGCCGGAGCCGAGGGGGTCGTCGACTTGCGGGTGGTCTACGCGGGCGAGGGCGTGGTCCAAGTCGAGCTCCTTGCGGATGCGTCGGTCGAGGAGGGGGCGCTGCGGGCCCGCATCACGAGGGCCGCGCAGAGGATCGTCTCCTCGAAGCGCCTCGCGGCCGCGGCCGATCGGGTGGAGATCGTCCCGCGTCTCGTGCATCCGGCCTGA
- the infC gene encoding translation initiation factor IF-3, translating to MKSAGGFFAALRETPWKEPPISETRINERIRVPEVRLVGPGGEQVGVVRVEDALRLAEEAGLDLVEVAPDAKPPVAKLMDYGKFKYEAAQKARDARRNQANTQLKEIRFRLKIDDHDFAVKKGHVERFLSAGDKVKVMIMFRGREQSRPEAGVRLLQRLADEIAELGTVESMPRQDGRNMTMVLAPTKRKADALNEQRKRREAEREERRGKRAERASKDQARAASTEKN from the coding sequence ATGAAGAGCGCCGGAGGCTTTTTCGCCGCTCTTCGCGAAACACCGTGGAAGGAGCCACCCATCAGCGAGACCCGCATCAACGAGCGGATCCGAGTCCCCGAGGTCCGCCTCGTGGGCCCCGGAGGGGAACAGGTCGGCGTTGTCCGTGTCGAAGACGCGCTGCGCCTGGCCGAAGAGGCCGGACTCGATCTCGTCGAGGTCGCGCCCGACGCGAAGCCGCCCGTGGCCAAGCTCATGGACTACGGGAAGTTCAAGTACGAGGCCGCCCAGAAGGCTCGCGATGCTCGCCGTAATCAGGCGAACACCCAGCTGAAGGAGATCCGTTTCCGCCTGAAGATCGATGATCACGACTTCGCGGTCAAGAAGGGGCACGTCGAGCGCTTCCTCTCGGCCGGCGACAAGGTCAAGGTCATGATCATGTTCCGCGGTCGCGAGCAGTCGCGTCCCGAGGCGGGCGTCCGTCTGCTTCAGCGCCTGGCCGATGAGATCGCCGAGCTCGGCACCGTCGAGTCGATGCCCCGCCAGGACGGCCGGAACATGACGATGGTGCTCGCCCCGACCAAGCGCAAGGCCGACGCGCTCAACGAGCAGCGCAAGCGCCGCGAGGCCGAGCGCGAGGAGCGCCGCGGCAAGCGCGCCGAGCGTGCGAGCAAGGATCAGGCGCGCGCCGCCTCCACGGAGAAGAACTGA